TTTTGACCTTTTTGACCACGGCCAGAAGTTTTACCATTACCAGATGAAGTACCACGACCAACACGGTTGCGGACTTTACGTGAACCTGTAGCAGGTTGTAATTCATGAAGTTTCATTATTTATTTTCTCCTCTTTTGTAAATTGCTAACGCATGTAATCAGGAAAAGGTGTCCTAACTACAAACTCGCCTATACTTATATTTAGTTTTAGGGGATGAGAACCTCTCATACCCCTGAAAACTTTGTTTCTATTTTAAATATTTAAATAGATTATTTTACTTCTTCAACTGTTACCAAGTGAGATACAGCAGTGATCATACCACGTACCGCTGGGTTATCTTCTTTAATAACAGAGCTGTTCAATTTGCCAAGTCCAAGTGCTACAACAGTTTTACGTTGTGACGGGATGCGTCCGATTGGAGACTTAGTCAAAGTAATTTTAATTTGAGCCATTTGAATCTCCTTTCTTAAGCCAAGTCAGAAACTGAAATACCACGAAGGGCAGCAACTTCATCAGCGCGTTTCAATTGTGCCAAACCGTTAACAGTTGCACGAACGATGTTGATTGGAGTGTTTGATCCAAGTGATTTAGATGTAACATCTGCAATACCTGCCAATTCGACAACGGCACGAACTGCTCCACCTGCAGCAACCCCAGCCCCTTCGATAGCTGGTTTCAACAATACACGAGCTCCACCAAATACTGATGTTACTTCATGTGGAATTGTTGTTCCAACCATAGGAACTTCGATCAAGTTTTTCTTAGCATCTTCAACAGCCTTACGGATTGCTTCTGGAACTTCTTGAGCTTTACCAGTACCAAATCCAACACGGCCATTACGGTCACCAACAACTACAAGAGCTGCAAAACGAAGACGACGTCCACCTTTAACAACTTTTGTTACACGGTTGATGGCAACTACGCGTTCTTCAAGTTCAACTGCATTATCTTTAAATGCCATTTTCTAGTGTCCTCCTATTAGAATTTCAATCCGTTTTCACGAGCTGCATCAGCCAAAGCTTTAACACGTCCGTGATATAGATATCCACCGCGGTCGAACACCACTTCAGAAATACCTTTAGCAACTGCACGTTCAGCAACGAGTTTGCCGACAACAACGGCTTGTTCAGTTTTAGTTCCTTTTGAAACTTCTTTGTCAAGAGTTGAAGCGCTTGCGAGCGTTACACCCGCTACGTCATCAATTACTTGAGCGTAGATGCCTGTATTAGAACGGAATACGTTCAAACGTGGGCGATCAGCAGTTCCAGAGAGTTTTCCGCGAACGCGACGGTGGCGTTTTTGACGGATTTTGTTTTTATCTGGTTTCGAAATCACAATTTTCACCTCTTAATTTTAAAATCATGTGCTAAGCACTGAGTTGGTAAGATGAAGGTTGGTTGAAAAACAACCAAACTACATTATTTACCTGTTTTACCTTCTTTGCGGCGAACGTATTCACCAACATAACGGATCCCTTTACCTTTGTATGGTTCAGGTGAACGAAGGCTACGTACATAAGCAGCTGTTTGACCAACTACTTCTTTTGAAATTCCGCTAACAACGATTGTTGTTGGGTTTGGAAGTTCAAAAGTAATTCCTTCTGGAGCTTCAACTTCGTCTGGGTGTGATTTACCAACAGCCAAAACAAGTTTTGATCCTTGAAGTTGTGCACGGTATCCAACCCCGCGCATTTCAAGTTCTTTCTTGAATCCTTCTGATACACCAGTAACCATGTTGTTCAAAAGGGCACGAGTTGTTCCGTGGATTGTTTTCATTTCTTTTGAGTCGTTTGGACGGTGAAGTGTTACTTCAGTACCTTCCACACGGATTTCAATATCTTTTGAGAACTCACGAGTAAGTTCTCCTTTAGGTCCTTTTACAGTTACAACGTTGTCATTGTTAGTGATTTCAACACCAGCAGGCAACACGATAACTTTATTACCAATACGTGACATGTTTTTTATTCTCCTGTTAAATTGTCAGACCTTTGCAGGCCAGTTTTCACGGGGTTTAAATCTTTTTGATTTAAAAGTTAATGTTTAGGTCTCAATTTCTAAGTGAATCGAGGCATTGTCTCGCAGACATAACTTTGGGTTAGGCAAGAGACAATAACGAAGAGTCACAACGAAATTGGGAGCTAAATATTACCAAACGTAAGCGATAACTTCTCCACCAACGTTCTTTTGGCGAGCTTCTTTATCAGTAAGCAAACCTTCAGAAGTTGAAAGGATAGCAATTCCAAGTCCGTTAAGAACTTTTGGAAGATCTTCACGTTTTTTGTAAACACGCAAACCTGGTTTTGATACACGTTTCAAGTTTGTGATAACTTTTTCACCGTTTTGTCCGTATTTCAAGAATACACGGATGATGCCTTGTTTGTCATCTTCGATGAATTCAACGTTTTTTACAAAACCTTCGCGTTTAAGGATTTCAGCAATCCCTTTTTTGATGTTTGATGCAGGTACTTCAAGTACTTCGTGTTTTGCTTGGTTAGCGTTACGAATACGTGTAAGGAAGTCTGCGATTGGGTCAGTCATAACCATTATAATTTCTCCTCTTACTAGTAGTTTGCAAGTCGCACTTGCTAGTTAATGATTGAGCTAGGCTCAGAAAGTTTTGATACATACAAATGAGCATTTCTCATTTGAACACGAGCTACAACCTGGGCAAAAAAGATAGATTTGTCTTGGAGCAGAGCTCCTGCACCAAATCTCCTATTTTTGCTGGGGTTGTTACGCTCTTTGTATCATGCTATTACCAAGATGCTTTTGTGACACCTGGGATTTGACCTTTGTATGCCAATTCACGGAAGCAAACACGGCAAAGTTTAAACTTGCGGTAAACTGAGTGTGGACGTCCACAACGTTCACAGCGAGTGTATGCTTGAGTAGAGAACTTCGCTGGGCGTTTGTTCTTAGCAATCATAGATTTTTTAGCCATTAGTTTTACCTCCTATATTATTTTGCAAACGGCATACCGAGGCCAGTAAGCAATGCACGTGATTCTTCGTCTGTGTTCGCTGTAGTTACGATTACGATATCCAAACCACGAGTTTTATCAACATCATCAAAGTTGATTTCTGGGAAGATCAATTGTTCTTTCACACCAAGTGTGTAGTTTCCGCGTCCATCAAATGATTTTGTTGGAACACCATGGAAGTCACGTACACGTGGAAGTGAAACTGTTACCAATTTATCCAAGAATTCGTACATACGTTCACCACGAAGGGTAACTTTTGCACCGATCGCAACACCTTCACGAAGACGGAAGCCGGCGATTGATTTTTTAGCCTTAGTGATCAATGGTTTTTGACCTGAGATCAAAGCAAGCTCTTCAGCAGCTTTTTCAAGGTTTTTAGCATTTGATACTGCATCACCAACACCCATGTTCAAAACGATTTTATCAACTTTTGGCACAGCCATAACTGATGAATAGTTGAACTGTTCAGTCAATGATGGTACTACTTCATTAAGGTATTTTTCTTTTAAACGATTAGCCATTATACTTCTCCTTTCCTTCGTGATTAGTCAAGCACTTCGCCTGATTTTTTGTTGTAGCGAACTTTTTTGCCGTCTACAAATTTGTAGCCAACACGTCCAGCAACACCGTTTTTGTCCAAAACTTGAACGTTAGAAGCATGGATTGGAGCTTCTTTTTCAACGATTGCACCTTGAGGGTTTTCGTTATTTGGACGTTGGTGTTTCTTGATGATGTTTACACCTTCTACAACAACTTTATTTACTTTTGGAAGAGCAGTAAGAACAACAGCTTCTACGCCTTTGTCTTTACCAGCGATAACGCGAACTTTGTCGCCTTTTTTTACAAACATTTTATTCTCCTTTTATTCTTACGCCCGATGGGCACCCTGGCTGAGCCAGGGGACTGTGTTTGTTTTC
The DNA window shown above is from Streptococcus sp. S1 and carries:
- the rpmD gene encoding 50S ribosomal protein L30 — protein: MAQIKITLTKSPIGRIPSQRKTVVALGLGKLNSSVIKEDNPAVRGMITAVSHLVTVEEVK
- the rpsE gene encoding 30S ribosomal protein S5; translated protein: MAFKDNAVELEERVVAINRVTKVVKGGRRLRFAALVVVGDRNGRVGFGTGKAQEVPEAIRKAVEDAKKNLIEVPMVGTTIPHEVTSVFGGARVLLKPAIEGAGVAAGGAVRAVVELAGIADVTSKSLGSNTPINIVRATVNGLAQLKRADEVAALRGISVSDLA
- the rplR gene encoding 50S ribosomal protein L18, with protein sequence MISKPDKNKIRQKRHRRVRGKLSGTADRPRLNVFRSNTGIYAQVIDDVAGVTLASASTLDKEVSKGTKTEQAVVVGKLVAERAVAKGISEVVFDRGGYLYHGRVKALADAARENGLKF
- the rplF gene encoding 50S ribosomal protein L6; its protein translation is MSRIGNKVIVLPAGVEITNNDNVVTVKGPKGELTREFSKDIEIRVEGTEVTLHRPNDSKEMKTIHGTTRALLNNMVTGVSEGFKKELEMRGVGYRAQLQGSKLVLAVGKSHPDEVEAPEGITFELPNPTTIVVSGISKEVVGQTAAYVRSLRSPEPYKGKGIRYVGEYVRRKEGKTGK
- the rpsH gene encoding 30S ribosomal protein S8, with protein sequence MVMTDPIADFLTRIRNANQAKHEVLEVPASNIKKGIAEILKREGFVKNVEFIEDDKQGIIRVFLKYGQNGEKVITNLKRVSKPGLRVYKKREDLPKVLNGLGIAILSTSEGLLTDKEARQKNVGGEVIAYVW
- a CDS encoding type Z 30S ribosomal protein S14, with the protein product MAKKSMIAKNKRPAKFSTQAYTRCERCGRPHSVYRKFKLCRVCFRELAYKGQIPGVTKASW
- the rplE gene encoding 50S ribosomal protein L5, which encodes MANRLKEKYLNEVVPSLTEQFNYSSVMAVPKVDKIVLNMGVGDAVSNAKNLEKAAEELALISGQKPLITKAKKSIAGFRLREGVAIGAKVTLRGERMYEFLDKLVTVSLPRVRDFHGVPTKSFDGRGNYTLGVKEQLIFPEINFDDVDKTRGLDIVIVTTANTDEESRALLTGLGMPFAK
- the rplX gene encoding 50S ribosomal protein L24, with translation MFVKKGDKVRVIAGKDKGVEAVVLTALPKVNKVVVEGVNIIKKHQRPNNENPQGAIVEKEAPIHASNVQVLDKNGVAGRVGYKFVDGKKVRYNKKSGEVLD